A stretch of DNA from Candidatus Hydrogenedentota bacterium:
AAAGCGCTTGATGTCGTCGCTTGTATCGGCGGCAAAGTGCAGGGCGCGGGCCAATCGCGATTCGCTTGCGAAGCGCGATGCGGCGTACTCGAATATCCGACGTTGCGCGAGCACGAACAACGCGGCGGTAATGGCGGCGAGGACGAGCAGGGCGGCGGCGAGCATCGCGGTGCGGTTGGGAGCGCGGACGAGCAGGAACCCCGCAATGCCGAGGGCGATGGTCGTGACCATTTCGAGAATGCGGTCGAGGACGAGCCACGCCGCTACACGCGGCGTGCGGTAGCGTTGAAGCAACAGCGGCGACAATTCGCCGATGCGCCCGGGCGACCATTCCCCCGCCGCTTTGGACAGCCAAAAGAGAGGGACCGCATCCGCCTCGCGTCCGAGTACGACGCGCCATTTCAGAACACGAATCCACAATGCCGCGAGCGTAACACCCGCCATCGCAGCGACGGGACCGGGGCGCGCGCTAGCGAACGAATCGGCGATTGGCCGCCAGCCGACTACTACGACAACGACGAGATACACGCCCAGTCCAACGACCCAAAGGAGCGCCGTTGCGGAGCGTCGTGTAAGGATCGACATCTGACGAGATTGCTAGTGCGTGTGGTCGCCGGGATGCGCCGCGTCGGCATGCGCGGCGTAGTGCGCCTTCAACGAGTCCATGCCGAAATCGTCCTTGAAGTCGCGCCAGACG
This window harbors:
- a CDS encoding flippase-like domain-containing protein, producing MSILTRRSATALLWVVGLGVYLVVVVVVGWRPIADSFASARPGPVAAMAGVTLAALWIRVLKWRVVLGREADAVPLFWLSKAAGEWSPGRIGELSPLLLQRYRTPRVAAWLVLDRILEMVTTIALGIAGFLLVRAPNRTAMLAAALLVLAAITAALFVLAQRRIFEYAASRFASESRLARALHFAADTSDDIKRFRSALVTATVLTVLPGLMDVWAGMLLYQAFDAPVSFALMAAVKGLHAITSAIPITPNATGIPYLTAAVLLHEVGRVPSDTLAAAIALAVALTNVIFWLSASAAARLLWHKR